GACATACCGATGCCCCCAACTTTCAGTACTTTATTCCCTGGGCGAGCAAGTTGCTGAACTATGAAAGGACACCCGCACAATAAAAAATATCTTTCCCGGATGAGACGGCGGTCTGTACCAACATTCTCATCCATTTATTTCTTTCCAACATAATCAGTTATGAAAAAAAATAGCGTTTACCTATTCCTTTTCCTCGGTTTATCCCTCTGTTTCCATGCAGGGTATGCCCAGCTTCCGGCAGCAGATATTATCCAGACAAAAAAAGGTGACCTGAGCATTCAGCCGGTGTTTCACGGCGCTTTGGTATTAAACATGGGACAGAAAACCCTTTTTGTTGACCCCTATAACGGGGCAAATGCTTACAAATCGTTGGGCACGCCTGACCTGATTCTGATTACGGATATCCATCAGGATCATATGGATACGACTACGCTAAACGCAATCAATACTTCCCAGGCAAAACTTATCGTTCCTCAGGCTGTAGCAGATTTGCTGCCGGCAAAGTACAAGGATAAACTAGTTGTGTTAAATAATGGCCAGACCATCGACATGTTTGATATTTCCATTATGG
The DNA window shown above is from Bacteroidia bacterium and carries:
- a CDS encoding MBL fold metallo-hydrolase, coding for MKKNSVYLFLFLGLSLCFHAGYAQLPAADIIQTKKGDLSIQPVFHGALVLNMGQKTLFVDPYNGANAYKSLGTPDLILITDIHQDHMDTTTLNAINTSQAKLIVPQAVADLLPAKYKDKLVVLNNGQTIDMFDISIMAIPMYNLPEDETSRHTKGRGNGYVLTFGGKRIYISGDTEDIPEMRSLKKINVAFVCMNQPFTMTIEQAASAVLEFKPKIVYPYHFRGREGLSDVEAFKGMVTKDNKKIEVRLRDWYVKQ